In Stigmatopora nigra isolate UIUO_SnigA chromosome 21, RoL_Snig_1.1, whole genome shotgun sequence, the genomic stretch TGGTGTCATGCGTGAATCGCCCCATGACCACCAAACCCACCAACAACTACACCAACGCCCTCCTCGGCTGCCCCTGAATACCCCCATGTTCCCCTTGGTTGTGTCGTGACCTGCTGATGGCGGTTTGGGTGTGAAAACAGCGGAGCAACAGCCGGACGCGGGCACTGAGTGTGAGGGACGACGAGGAAGGGCACCTGATCTGTCGGAGTGGGGACGTCCTGCAAGAGAGATGTACTCATTGCCACTACTCTATCGTAACCCTTCTCCATAATGAGTATTAAAGCTTAGAGCATTTAACTGGGCGTGCCTGATGATGAATTACTAGAAAGCTCATTGCTCTAGTGGAATTAGGGTGGATTGCAAGAAGGAAGATTCTTTGAGGGACTTTAGTTTGGAGTTTTTCCTTTATTGGATATTTAAGAtgtgtagcattttttttatgtttcacaGGTTACCtttggggggaggagggggaacCTATAGAATCTcatttgcaattgtttcttTGACGAATTGGAAATCTAGATAGTTTTAGGtggtttcagatttttttaaaacaaaattagacatTTCTAGTTGACATACACagaatttcaaaaatatattttttagtttaaatttcCAATTTGAGAAGGGGTCGGAGCTCACTTTTGGATGGCTGCAAAAAGGTCATCAAAGCGGCACATCACCGACCCCCATTTTACCCCTTCTGTATCGCATAGTGTTATTTATCATAGAGTATTCTACTTAAAGACTTCCCAATTGAATAAGCAGCTCTGTGAAAACAGTATAGGTTTTAGGATGTGTTCGCCTAATTAGATCCCTTGTCTAATTCTCTTGTTTTCTCTTCCCTCACTGTTGCTCCCTTTTCCCCTTCTTTTTTGTGCTATGATGCAGATGAAATTGTCAGTACTTTGGGTGAAGGCACCTTTGGGAGGGTGATGCAGTGTGTTGACCATCGCAGGTTTGTCATTTCAGTCATCACATCTTAATACAAATGCTTtgattccagttttttttttggttattggaggacattttgtcTTCAAAATTCATGAAGAAATAGACCTAAACCTCTCTGGTTTTCTGCAACCCAACAGTCATAtccctacttacaaaattaatttattccagaacttttttttgtaagttgaaaatttcataagtagagaagtactttatatgtaaattttgtAAACTCCTCActcaactaccaactaaaccctttaagaTTGGCCAAAAGGTCCCTATTTTGTAAGAAAGAtttgagaaacacacaaatgagagaaaatgatccTAAAATTagttattaatgtcttaaaataaataaaatccaccCTTGTTGAAACACAGGGGAACGCAGAGAGACCACATGAACACACATCTAATAAACACAGCATTAATAATTCAGACAACAAAATTAACAACATTAATGcagattttgtatttattttattttttatagggGAGCAGCAAGTGTTGCTTTGAAAATTATCAAGAATGTGGAGAAGTACAAAGAAGCAGCTCGCCTTGAGATCAATGTACTTGAGAAGATTAACGAGAAGGATCCAGACAATAAATTGTAAGTTGAGCAGCGGGTTTAACAACTACAAAATTGTCATTGGGCTAAAGCAAAACTCTTTTGTGCTTTTAATCAGAATAATTGTGGtttaatcttcaatttttttcagaatATTCTTAATCagaaattgaaaacatttttgccATTAAGGATCCAATTTTTAAGCCTTTGAATCCATTTTGTCTTGCAGCCTGTGTGTGCAGATGTATGACTGGTTTGACTATCATGGTCACATGTGCATCTCCTTTGAGCTGCTCGCTCTGAGCACGTTCGATTTCCTCAAAGAAAACAACTACCTGCCCTACTCCATTGGTCAAGTCCGACACATGGCTTACCAAGTCTGTCTAGCTGTAAAGTGTGAGTTCAAACAACTAATATAAACCCCACCTTTTAcgtccatccattttctataccGTTTATTCTAATGCAAGTGAGCTAGGTAGGGCCTATTATCCTGCCTTTAGATACATAAACTAAGTTTAAAATTGGATTCTTATCTTACAtaagagcacattttttttctatctcacAGTTCTCCATGACAATAAGTTGACACACACAGACCTAAAGCCTGAAAACATCCTATTCGTCAACTCGGATTTCACCATGTCCTACAATGTGGAGAAGGTAAGCCCTAGTGAAATAAGACttcattattgttttaatttgacCAGTAACTGTTGGTAAGAATAATCTGATCTttgtagaaaaacaaaatatcagATCTTACCCTttctattaccgtattttcacgactataaggcgcaccgcattataagatacaccctcaatgaatgacattttttccacatatcaggcgcactgtattataaggcgcactgtctattttggagaaaatttaagacttttaagtgtgccttatagtcgtgaaaatacggtaattgctattgacttccaggtatgaagcactcactacacagtcacctctagagccagccattgttgatgttttggatttttttgtataaaatgttgcagtgggggggagctatatgatggaagattttgtaaactaagatggcatctgcatagttaacagtattgtttcagttcaggcgtttgtgttttttaatatccgacagtggtgggttttcgtttttggttttctgtttttttccatatataaggcgcactggattataaggcgcactgtctattttggagaaattttaagacttttaagtgcgccttatagtcgtgaaaatatggtatatagtGAAAGCAAACTCAAGTCAATTTTTGAAATTTACGTTTTGGTCAGCAAAATACAGAACACAATGTTTTGGTTATTCCAGAAACGAGAAGAAAGGACAGTTAAAAGCACTGCAGTACGTGTGGTGGATTTTGGTAGTGCCACTTTCGACCACGAGCATCACAGCACTATAGTGTCCACCAGGCATTACCGTGCCCCTGAGGTCATTTTAGGTAAGTGTAACTGctatgaaaataattgaaattcatTACGtactttaaaattgaatttggtgtcATGATATCCTCGAGAGAAGATATCTGAGTAGTCATTTTTGCGAGTTTATGTATGCACTGGGATACATTGTTTACTCCTGTTTTCGTCGTTTAGAAATGGGCTGGAGCCATCCCTGTGATGTGTGGAGCATTGGCTGTATTCTGTTCGAGTACTACCTGGGCTTCACCTTATTTCAGGTATGGTgcttttttcacaatttattggttacaattaaaatatgaagACTAGAGTGTATACTATGGATATTGCGCAATAATTCAATGTATAGTTATAACCGTGAACGGGTGAGTCTTCTACATTAGTTGCAATTACTTGCAGTTAACTGCAAAGGTTTGGGTAAgagaaatctgttttttttaggttaagaAATCTTTGTCCATCAGTGCAGGGCAAGCAATTGgtgaattttattatttttgtttgaagCATCTTTTCCAGAACACAATTCTGAAGAAGATAGCGTGtcatacattgtaatgtaaCATATTCTCagaaaaaatgctaatattatGAGATTCAAATTGAAATACAGTCAAACctttactttaaaaattattggttccagaactcTTTTCATAagttgaacatttcgtaagtagagcagtactttatacgtacattctctaattcgttccacagtcCCCACAACCACTAATGTCccaatttttttaagaaagatgtgacaaacacaaaaatgagagaaaatgatcataaaatgAGTTATCAATGTCTTAAAATTAgtcacaaatatatttaaaaaatctacccGTGTTGAAACactggaaaaagaagaagctaATGGTAGGCAACATAGAGAGACCTTTCAAACAAATGAACACAGTATTAagaattcagaaaaaaacattagcaaCATTAATAAACAACACACATTAACGTTTTATGATTTCTTCAGAAGGTAATTTTATTAGTCGCTATTGGTTCTTACCTGCTTGGTTTTTACTTCCATTTCTGCATTGCTGGTTGATggacattttgaataaaaatggtcCTTGTTAAAAAGGAACACCATCTGACTAACCTTGGAGGACCCAATGGTTGCACACTTAGGCATATAGCAGGACATGGCTACACATAGATGGATATGTGATAACACTTGAATCAATTTTATATCCGCCTAAAAGAAATCCTGGCAAAATTCCAGACAAAAAGAGTTTCTGGCTTCAAACATATTTCatatatttcaaagaaaatcatcaaaatcaTTACTTAAACTCTGTTTCCATCAGACACATGACAACAGGGAGCATTTGGCCATGATGGAAAGAATTCTTGGACCTGTCCCCTCCAGAATGATCCGCAAGACGAGGTTAGAGTTCTGTGCACACACCTTTCATCCACTAATATCTgggtcaaaatatttttaatccaCACTTCTAACATTTAATCCCTTCTCTTTAGGAAACAGAAGTATTTCTATCGAGGCCGTCTCGACTGGGATGAGTGCTCCTCAGCCGGGAAATACGTTAGGGAAAACTGTAAACCTCTTAGGGTGAGTGGAGTGGATAGAGGGGGAAAGGTGTAGACTCCaatgtaatacagtgttcccccgctacttggcggttcagctatcgcggactcagagcttcgcggattttttttggagaaaaaaaggatacgaatattacattgaaacaacattttttgttataacatgaatttcactctctctacccgtattttatatggtgtactgcagtggtctcaaaccggttccacatagggccgcagtgtgtcctggtttttgttccaactgatccaatgtcgacattttaaccaatcaggtgtctttaaaataagtagcacctgactaattaactgattgcacttgcaaaaggtatccttgttgagttggaatgaaaacctgcacccactgcggccctttgaggaccggttcgAGACCACTGGTATACtttatacaggggggtaaaaaaataataataataataataaaaaaattaaaaaaataaatttggggaattaaattcaaattaaacatttttgaaggggaatccctactttgcggaaattcacttatcgcgggtggtcccggtccccattaaccgcgataagcgagggaacactgtattattagAATAATGATAGTAattttatttctcatttttttcatgtgttcTCAGAGGTACTTGCTTTCAGAAGCAGAAGaccatcatcagttgtttgacCTGATAGAAAGCATGCTGGAGTACGAACCATCCAAAAGGCTGGCTCTTGCAGACTCCCTCAAGCACCCATTCTTTAACTTTGGGGGGAGTGGCGAAGCTACTTGCAGTAAGAGCTGGGAAGCAAATAGAGACATTAGCCGGTGATCCGGAGCACCTTCTCCATAATTTGGTTacagcagtatttttttatacacgGGGCCGGTGAACTCTTATTGTTTCTGTATACGCACGGACACCTTCCTGCTATTTCAGGGATTGGTGTAGAGATCTCTTCAAGAATGGGTTGAGGTCTCATGTAGGAATCTCCAAACAGTCAAGGCTTCAAGAGGACAACGAGGTTGAACAGATGACGCAAAAGTAGCACTCCAGGCAGCTCATTTTGTCCTCTGGAAAGTACCCTCTTTCCGTCCAACTATGTTTTTTCTTGAGAGAACATCTGAGACTTTTTGGAGGAAGTCATTTCCAGAGAAGGAATGGCATTTGTGGAGGGTGATAAAAGAGGAGTCGGGACAAACATGCAGTCACACGTCATCATTTGAATGACATCACCCACAAGAACCAGACATTTTAGAAAGCATCTTTAAATACATAGTTACCATTCTCAAAGTTGATCAACATTTGCTTTGGCAAGGGAGTTCCAACTTATCCTGGTGTTCAAGTGAACACTCATCAAATTGGCATCTTAACTGCAGTATATTTTTAAGATACAAATAATGTTCCCCCATGAAAGTCTTTATTTCCAAATAAGACAAAATCTACACTTGATTTAGTCCCATTGTTTGTCAACACTACTCCACCCTAACTGAAGGTAATGCTTGTTagatctgtttatttttgtgtgacTATCTGGTTTGTTTCTACATTATGCATTGCTTTCTGACATGGTGATGTATGGTTGCGTGTGCGCCTGGTATGATGCATTTAGATGCATCCTTAAATGTGGGATTATCtcatagttttttaaaaaaattcaattgccTTCTTTGGTTTTCCCCACTGAAGCGGAGCACATGTCCTCGGGGGTTGTCCAAATGAGCTGCACACAACggtttgatatttatttttctgtatgtTTTGGTGGGTGGGATTCAAAAAGGTCATTGTTCTTGCctcatatatgtgtatataatatatatatacacacacatacatacacacacacacatacacgtctTGTTTTGTATGAAATTAAAGCCTATAAAATTGTATATATGTAAGATGTAGGATTAAAGTGAAAGTCCTTCTTTGCAAAGGTAAACTGCTGTTGGGGAATTTTTGTGATGacctggggtcctggattcaaatccaggtcatgtccatctgtttgGGGTTTGCATgatctgcgtgggtttcctccgggtactccggtttcctcccagattccaaaaacatgcatgatagactgtttgaacactgtaaattgcccctaggtatgggtgtgagtgtgcatggttgtccgtcgtgattggctggccaccgattcggggtgtcccccgcctctggcctggagacagctgggattggctctagcatTCCCCCCAATCCTAACAAGGATaacatggttcagaaaatgaaatgagacaaaGGTTGCCTTTAACAGACTTTAAAAACTATtactaatacattttaaatcgtCAAGATAGGAGTAAGAATGACCAGTATTCCACTTAGCAGAATTGAAATCATATTTCCAaactaacattttttgtttgttttctgcatGCATTCACTAACTTGACAAGTATTCGGGTAAACTGATAACATTTGCAGAGTACTCCATTTTACATCTCTTTAATTTTGCCTCATCTACGTCTTTAAGGTACTGCTCTCACTTAATCAGCACCGGAAGTTTCAATATAGGAAGAAGATCTGCTTGGACAGGTGTGACTCTTTCAAGTAAGCTTTCCCATCTGCTACATTGTGTCAGTTCAACGCTGCATTGAGGTCACCCACTGCCCCCGTTTTTCCTTGAGTGTATAGGTGGGTggttctatatatatgtgtgtatatatatgtatatatgtgtgtgtgtgtgtgtgtatatatatgcatatatgtgttgtgtgtgtgtatatatatgcatatatgtgttgtgtgtgtatatgtttatatgcattgcgtgtgtgtgtatatatatacacacacacatatacacatgtgtatgtatgtatatatatatatatatatatatatatatatatatatatatatatatacatacacttatatacacatatatatacatacatacacttatatacacatatatatacatacatacacttatatacacatatatatatacatacatatatatacactgcCTTGTGAAAGTATTCCCCCCACCTTGGACTtttggacatgacctggatttggacccaggtccccagagctgtgagaccgacacgcTCACCACTCTTCCGCCTGGCCGTCCTCAGCTTGAATGTTTTTGCTTTAATTGTCATGCTGTTTAATTGGATAAGCaggattgcttttttttctgctaagcCACTAAGACACACTGACGCTATTGGTCAAATCCTTAAAAGGATACACGCACACGTTCACACACACTCAATTCTTGGACTGCTTTGGAATGGACAAGTTCCAGTTCAGTTACATTGACTGTAGTGTATGAGACGGTAAACATACCccttatatttgtgtttttgtaatgaaaacacttttgaaaatgtgtgttcTCTTTCCTAGGTTTGCCTTTTTGCAGGTCCCAAAAAATCTGAAACGCAGATTGGGAATCAGATAGTTGAAAATGGATTCTATTTTCTCACTGAGTTCCCCCTTCAAGCAATTCACCAGCACCAATACGCCTGGAAAGAGCAACTCTACGCCAAAAGTGGACATGGGCCGCAGAAGTAGCTTCACTCGGAGAAGAAGCATAAGCAGGCGGCGAAGTCTGCCTTGTGGAGGCCAGAAAATTCCAAACTCACACTGGTTAAGAGTTTACCAGGCTGACTTGAAGAGAGAGAGGTAAAGTGGTTCAACATGTTTAAACCAAATATCATGAAGCAaatgaacatttgaaaaaaacaaaaataaaaaaaaacattaaattatcCCACAGGggagctttttaaatataataaaataatttgataaCTTGATTAAGAAactgtaaaatgtatatatattaaatcaCCTCAACAAATGtcataaatacaatttattcCTCCAACTTAgctgcattttttaatttatttaagtcCCCAATCAATAAATAGGGTGTTGTTGTAGTTGCTGCTCGTAATTGTGTAGTATTTTATAATGATTCCAATGCTATTTAAATAGAGGGCATAAATACTTATTGTAGTCCTTAATTACTCCGCTCCACTTTAAACACAGTTGCTGGCGGAATTTAGGTGTTTGTAatctgaggataagcggttcagaaaatgaatgacggGCGAATTGAAATATAGTAAAGGTACCTAAAAAAATTGCTTACAGTAAATCCCCAGTTTACAATGATGATAAAGTTAAAAACCCACAGTTGATAATCTGAGACTGTCCCATcgaaaagtgtttatttttttataattaaaccTTCTTAAACGGATGTAAAATGAACGTCACGTTTTTCCACCAAGTCATTAGAACTGCGAAACCATATATGTAATTGTCTGATCCTCTAATATTACATAATATACCAAAAAGTGGGTTTGGAAAGTTTATTTGATTAACGCattgttcacaaaaaaaatgtgtattatttaATCAAGTGCTTCTAAAAGTATTAATCTGTAGTTTTGGTGTTTTAATtgaccacaacaaaaaaaaacttgactgcAAGGTCCAattacagtgaaccctcgctacttcgcgttccacttattgctgcctgcagagcttcgcagatttttttcaggaaaaaaaaattaaagatattaaattaaaattctaaattacatcgtcctacagggtgtggaaacaaaatattcaattagaattagtaatttcatcattttataaattgtaaaacacaaaaaatgcacgtatatCTCTTAGGAAGACCAAAGTTTCCCAGAAAATTTACCCATTAGCCTCATTTGAGTGACTGCCTTCCGAGTTTAGGCTTCCACGAGCTAGgttatttatatttgttgaCTCGGCCAAATGTTTTGGCCAGACAGTCTTAGCCTAACAAGGTCTTTGCTCACACGTATATAATCCCTTTGGCCACGTGCTGTACCTAATGCTGCTGTTTGTCTCAAAGGAAACGGCAGCAGGCCGTGCTCGCCAAAAAGAATGCTGAACGATTTGTCAGGAAAACTCACTTCAGGAGTCATCACTGCTTGCCACGGGTATGTGGGAATTATTTACTTGGCTTTTCACCAACCCAACTGTTCGATGTTTTAGTGCTATATAGCATAATCATTTCTATGACTCTTTCAAGTCTGTTCTGACCTGCCGACTTTCACCATTTTCCTGGGATATCATCCTATTTGCAGGAACATTCAAAACACTTAAAGTTGcttaaattttaaaagaaaaatgtttggtCAATTTAACTATCCAGTTACCGTATTTTGTCGCGTATAAGATGTagttgtaactaaaaaaaaaagatgactcaaTCAGGGGTACCGCTTATATGTGCAAAAGACTTACAGCATTCCTATACTCTTTCACCAGATTTcaggcaaattaacatttactatttgttggttattttctgttttgcagtgaaacaaacattactggatgaattgctgacttatattgaccctaataatgtgcttttgattcatacatatCTCAGAGATACCCTGTGATATTTCTAAAGATCTTTTCATAATAACACTTTTACTcccttttaaaatcattaatatggggggggggggggaattgtcAACCGTGGGtagcttatacgtgagaaattgtaaaatataacggttttaagggtgcagcttgtACGCAATTTAAAAGTTGAGTAAATGGAGCAAGTGACTGTTTTTAGTCATTAGAGAAAAAACTTAAGTTTTGAAAAATAAGTTGCACTAGCCAAAacccacaaaatgaaaatgaaccaATTAAAGTATATATAACTCAGTACTGTCGCATTTTTTTGGGGCGGTAGCAATATTTTCTCGGAAACCAAcaacaaacatacattaaagtaacagtgataaaatggctaaatatgCATGTTATTATAGATTATTTAAATAACTGACCAAAAAAAGGCTTCTTTTCAGGTAGGTGGGAGGGAAAATAACTTACAACTGAGTTGCAGGTGCAGCaaaactatgaaaagtgcaatttctagtcctgaaaatacagtagtagcgTTAAGAGCACGTGGGTGAATCACCCACAGTAAACTATAAACCAATGGGCTTTCCAAAAATGACTCTACTTAACATTGGAAGAGCAAATACCCCAACAAAAACACCTTTCATGCAccctatattttttcttaagttTTTCTTTCACACACAGAAAACAACCACCACCAGAAAGCCAGCGTCAAAGAAGGAAGATTCTCTATTTGGAGCATTCCAGGGTCTCAGTTTGGATGGTGTGATGGGAGGTGTCAATGGATCAGCTGTTGCAGCAGCTTCAGGAGACCAGTGCAAAATCATGTAACCCAaagacaatcttttttttttgctccaaaagaggacctaaaaaaaaatccacctcaTCTGGCCTGACGTCATCTAAACTAATGCCAAACTGCAGTAAGAAGACATTAAATATGCATGGATGAGTAGCTGCCATGTGTATGTAATAGTGACATGGACACATAGGAGATTGGCATCTCAAAACctacttttattttgtgttttgcaataaaaataaagtcacaaACCATTTCCTTCTTTTGTATGATATGGAAGATGCACTACTTTACTTACATGAGGCTGCATGACCCAAAATtgtgaatggaaaaacatcaaaatgagaCAGTAAGGGATACAATACAAGGAAGGGTACAACTGGTTTTAAGTTAATCAAGTCCCGTTTTTCACATTATTCCCTCTGTTCCATCTTTACTTTAGGGGGCTTGAGAAATGACctatttttcttctccttggtCTTGCCTTTAGCCTGGAACGTTCTCCAACTATCCACACGCCCATCTCTTGTTTCCTTAGGAGTGTTTTTGAAATGATTGCCAGAATGAAAACGCAGCACAATGACAATATCAAACTGTAAAATTACCTCAAAATTTTTCTGCCATTCTCTGTCTCGCTTTACTTTCTCCGCTGCCTCAATTTCTTCCTCTCTCGCTCTTTTCCTGCAggtgatgaggaaaaaaagttgatttttttttgtgttccttCCTAAAAAGTGGCATTGACTGAATTACCTTTCATGCATATCCTTAGCTTCTCTTTCCTTTCTTTTGATAGCAAGCTCTGCAAACAGTTTCATTGTTTGCTTATATACGGCTTGCCTAAACTGGAAGGGAAAATGTATTACTTACATTAAAAGGATTgatttaattattataaatttgaaAGTTGGTACTCACCATTTCAGGATCATCTTCTTCCACTATTTGAGATTTCCCATCCTTTTTCAGctgtttctttttctctttcacctgtgtttggaaaataaaaacagtcatCCTTTTAGATTAAGAACTGTTAAGgagaattatttaattaaatatactgtggtacctctacttatgaatgcttcaataaatgaatatttcaggttacaaaacactgatatgcaaattactgttcAGTACGGGCCTcactgtgatttaaaaaaagaaatagtcaCTGAATGAGAAGACAgtcaattattattaaaaaaaagctgcaaAGGAGAACACTAACCTAAAAAGGTCAAATGTAGTGGAaataaaatgggtaaaaaattaaatgagaacagaaaaaaatcttaaaatagaagagtgtaaaaaaaaaaaaattttaaattgaatggggttttgaattcataatttgaagtttttttcttgtgtttatGTGGTTGGTCTGTCACCTAACATTAGCTTACACTTCAACACGAAgagatatttttgcatgtttaattcattttaatacattaataattattttatcattttccctcgtgtttctcacatctttcatacaaaattgggactgTAATCACTTTTAAAAGGGTTTAGCTttattgggtgttttttttttaaagacatttataaTGAACTAgaaatttccatttaaaatgttgctttacttatgaagaatacattttacaaaacaagttctggaattaattaattttagaaGTAAAAAGTAACACTGAACACAATAAATCATGACGACGGCCACTCACATTATGCTCCACATATTCTCTTCCTGCTTGAATCACATCTAAAGCTCTTTTCTTCTGGTCTGGATCCTGAAGGAGTTTGTACGCTTTGTCCACCGCTAATAAACaagcaaagacaaaaatgtaCAGCTGTTGATATTGACACTACACTGTGTTAACACACCAAGTAAAATATGTGCACCATGAaggattattaaaaaatgtaatattctttttt encodes the following:
- the clk2a gene encoding dual specificity protein kinase CLK2 isoform X1, which produces MPHTRRYTSSEGESGSSYHDRYREKERDRWRRHRHRRSPTYSSSSDRDWDRERRGRVQRQDASYIRSRSRSYDNRSTDHRPFDRRFCEGYRRLEQSRDKDRDHDREREPHGAAESYYPRDASPNMYDYRRGRERERERDDSYRRKGSRRKHKRRRRRTRSYSPSSSRSNSRTRALSVRDDEEGHLICRSGDVLQERYEIVSTLGEGTFGRVMQCVDHRRGAASVALKIIKNVEKYKEAARLEINVLEKINEKDPDNKFLCVQMYDWFDYHGHMCISFELLALSTFDFLKENNYLPYSIGQVRHMAYQVCLAVKFLHDNKLTHTDLKPENILFVNSDFTMSYNVEKKREERTVKSTAVRVVDFGSATFDHEHHSTIVSTRHYRAPEVILEMGWSHPCDVWSIGCILFEYYLGFTLFQTHDNREHLAMMERILGPVPSRMIRKTRKQKYFYRGRLDWDECSSAGKYVRENCKPLRRYLLSEAEDHHQLFDLIESMLEYEPSKRLALADSLKHPFFNFGGSGEATCSKSWEANRDISR
- the clk2a gene encoding dual specificity protein kinase CLK2 isoform X2, whose protein sequence is MQCVDHRRGAASVALKIIKNVEKYKEAARLEINVLEKINEKDPDNKFLCVQMYDWFDYHGHMCISFELLALSTFDFLKENNYLPYSIGQVRHMAYQVCLAVKFLHDNKLTHTDLKPENILFVNSDFTMSYNVEKKREERTVKSTAVRVVDFGSATFDHEHHSTIVSTRHYRAPEVILEMGWSHPCDVWSIGCILFEYYLGFTLFQTHDNREHLAMMERILGPVPSRMIRKTRKQKYFYRGRLDWDECSSAGKYVRENCKPLRRYLLSEAEDHHQLFDLIESMLEYEPSKRLALADSLKHPFFNFGGSGEATCSKSWEANRDISR
- the dnajc8 gene encoding dnaJ homolog subfamily C member 8 produces the protein MATSGGESSQAVSDDLFQNFYTEVKQIEKRDSVLTSKQQIDRLLRPGASYFNLNPFEVLQVDPDATDIDLKKRFRALSILVHPDKNQDDVERAQLAFEAVDKAYKLLQDPDQKKRALDVIQAGREYVEHNVKEKKKQLKKDGKSQIVEEDDPEMFRQAVYKQTMKLFAELAIKRKEREAKDMHERKRAREEEIEAAEKVKRDREWQKNFEETRDGRVDSWRTFQAKGKTKEKKNRSFLKPPKVKMEQRE
- the LOC144215103 gene encoding uncharacterized protein LOC144215103 → MDSIFSLSSPFKQFTSTNTPGKSNSTPKVDMGRRSSFTRRRSISRRRSLPCGGQKIPNSHWLRVYQADLKRERKRQQAVLAKKNAERFVRKTHFRSHHCLPRKTTTTRKPASKKEDSLFGAFQGLSLDGVMGGVNGSAVAAASGDQCKIM